From the Gracilinanus agilis isolate LMUSP501 unplaced genomic scaffold, AgileGrace unplaced_scaffold24815, whole genome shotgun sequence genome, the window CCCCCGGCCCGGGGCCCTGAGGAAGGCCAGCGGAGGCTACTCACGGTCCGCATAGGCCGGGTTGTTGTAGAAGATGCTCTCGGAGGCCCTGTTGTAGCCACAGAGCACGATGAAGTGGCCCTGGTAGTCCGGGCCCCTGCAGAAGCACTTCTGGCCAATGGGCAGGAAGCAGCAGTACTTGACGGGGCTGGAGCACAGGTCGCACAGTAGCAGGACTGCGTTGACCAGGACGATGGCCACGTGCCCCTGGGCCAGGTGCTCCTGGATGTCCTGGACCGTCACTGTGCTGGAGGAGGGGGAAGCCCAAACTCAGGCCCGGCACCGGCCcgcctccctctcctcctctggGGAGATGCCGGCCCCGACCTCAGGGAAAGAGCAGCGGGGACTGGTCAGCTCCCCAGGCTGGGACGTGGGCCCCACCTGGGCGGAGGCTGACCTCTTCTGTCCAGCGGACTCAAGAGGACTAATATCTGTGGCGGCAGACCCATCCTCCTTGGCCACGCTGCTCCCCCTTTAGGAGAGCTCTCACACAGCCTCTGCCCATTAGGGCCCTTCCCCTCTGCAGCTCTGCAAAGATAAACACTCCCACAGTGGGAGGGTCCACCTTACACCAAGTGCCTTAGGACCAGGGGTTCCAAGTGGACCCAATCACAGAGGGCTAGTGTCCTCTGACTTAGGGCCTAAACACATGCTCAGAGATTGGAGCTGGGTgatttcccctcccccaaattccATTTACCTCAAAACCCCTTCACAGtgtcccctcctctctcctgggAGTAGCCCTGGACTCCTCACTGTCTCCCAACCCCAGAGCCAATCTCTTTGCAAGACCCATCCATTTCACAAAGCCATCTCTGGTCTATTTCACCTCTACTCCATCCCTTGTTCATTTCACAAAGCTATCTCTGATCCATTTCACCTCTGCTGCATCCCTTGTCCATTTCACAAAGCTATCTCTGATCCATTTCACCTCTGCTCCAATTCTTGTCCATTTCACCTCTGCTGCATCCCTTGTCCATTTCACAAAGCCATTTCTGGTCCATTTGACCTCTGCTCCAACCCCTTGTCCATTTGACTTCTGCTCCTTCCCTTGTCCATTTCACAAAGCCATTTCTGGTCCATTTGATCTCTGCTCCAATCCTTTGTCCATTTCACCTCTGCTCCATCCCTTGTCCATTTCACAAAGCCATTTCTGGTCCATTTGATCTCTGCTCCAATCCTTTGTCCATTTCACCTTTGCTCTATCCCTTGTCCATTTCACCTTTGCTAAAACTCTGGTTCACCTTACCTGCAGCATCTCTCACAGTTTATACTTCGGCTTCTGCAGTATCTCTCCAGTATGTGGCCTCTTCAACTCTGACACTGCCCCTATCCTGGAGCAGACTTTTTCTCAAGTCCTCATgcttggactactgcaatagatgctaggggggtggggtggggaggggctggTATCTGCCCGTCTcagtcccttcctcccttctagtCCATTCTCCATTAAGCTGCCAAACTGACTGTCCTAAAGTGTAGGAATGACACATCATTCTCCCTGCCCCTACCTTCAATAACCTCTAGTGGCTCCCCATCtcctctaagatcaaatagaaaattctgtctggcattcaaagccttacCACCTTCCACCTCTCTAAGCTTCTTACCCCTTGCTTCATGTCTCTCCaagtattgtttttttaatctttaccttttgtcttagaattgatattaagtattgattctaaggcagaatatccctaaagactaggcaattacggttaagtgacttgcccagggttccatagctaagaagtatctcaggccagatttgaacccagaacctcctatctccaggccccATCCATGTATTCTGTGATCCCAAGAGCCTCCATCCtgggatttgggcattttctctggcttgtctcccatgcctggaatgcct encodes:
- the LOC123254558 gene encoding protein GUCD1-like, producing the protein MGLPPQILVLLSPLDRRGQPPPSTVTVQDIQEHLAQGHVAIVLVNAVLLLCDLCSSPVKYCCFLPIGQKCFCRGPDYQGHFIVLCGYNRASESIFYNNPAYADRE